A section of the Pseudomonas tritici genome encodes:
- a CDS encoding PepSY-associated TM helix domain-containing protein, giving the protein MTTQKISFYNLAWRWHFYAGLFVAPFMVLLALTGIIYLFKPQLDPLMYGNLLTVPAAEHALSADEQLQRAKAAYPQGAISKYLPPANATSSAQFVMHNGGHEVTIFVDPYRGTVLGEQDAKYNLQAIARALHGELMIGTVGDRLVELAAGWGVMLVVSGLYLWWPRGKSSAGVLWPRFSSRGRVFWRDMHAVTGFWGASLLLVMLLSGMTWTGFWGKQYADLWNRFPAAMWNNVPQSDQQARALNTATQQTVPWAMENTPMPMSGDHAEHMNHGAMHSAPAAPTLRLQQVVDLATARKVEPGYSITFPTTAEGVFTVAVFANDPRNDATLHVDQYTGKVLADVRWEHYNLVARATETGVMLHEGKMFGPINQIIVLLICLMILLSAVSGVVIWWKRRPQGGLGVPPLRHDLPRWKTAMVIMLGLAIIFPLVGASLIVVWALDRLVLSRFFGQHQSVSGSR; this is encoded by the coding sequence TGGCCCTCACCGGCATCATCTACCTGTTCAAACCCCAGCTCGACCCGCTGATGTACGGCAACCTGCTCACCGTACCCGCCGCCGAACACGCCCTGAGCGCCGACGAACAACTGCAACGCGCCAAGGCCGCTTACCCTCAGGGCGCCATCAGCAAATACCTGCCGCCGGCCAACGCCACCAGCAGCGCGCAGTTCGTGATGCATAACGGCGGCCACGAAGTAACGATCTTCGTCGACCCGTATCGCGGCACCGTGCTCGGTGAGCAGGACGCCAAATACAACCTGCAAGCCATCGCCCGCGCGCTGCACGGTGAGCTGATGATCGGTACCGTCGGCGACCGCCTGGTGGAACTCGCCGCCGGTTGGGGCGTGATGCTGGTGGTGTCGGGCCTGTACCTGTGGTGGCCGCGCGGCAAGTCTTCGGCAGGCGTTTTGTGGCCGCGGTTCAGCAGTCGTGGCCGGGTGTTCTGGCGCGACATGCATGCGGTCACCGGCTTCTGGGGCGCGTCACTGTTGCTGGTGATGCTGCTCAGCGGCATGACCTGGACCGGCTTCTGGGGCAAGCAATACGCCGACCTGTGGAACAGGTTCCCGGCGGCCATGTGGAACAACGTGCCGCAGTCCGACCAGCAGGCGCGAGCACTCAATACCGCAACGCAACAGACCGTGCCCTGGGCCATGGAAAACACCCCTATGCCCATGTCCGGCGACCACGCGGAGCACATGAACCACGGCGCGATGCACTCCGCGCCGGCCGCGCCCACCTTGCGCCTGCAACAGGTGGTCGACCTGGCCACCGCGCGCAAGGTCGAGCCCGGCTACAGCATCACCTTCCCCACCACCGCCGAAGGCGTGTTCACCGTTGCGGTGTTCGCCAACGACCCGCGCAACGACGCCACCCTGCATGTGGACCAGTACACCGGCAAGGTGCTCGCCGATGTGCGCTGGGAGCACTACAACCTGGTCGCCCGCGCCACCGAAACCGGCGTGATGCTGCACGAAGGCAAGATGTTCGGCCCGATCAACCAGATCATCGTGTTGCTGATCTGCCTGATGATCCTGCTCAGTGCCGTCAGCGGTGTAGTGATCTGGTGGAAGCGCCGGCCACAGGGCGGCCTGGGGGTTCCGCCGTTACGCCATGACCTGCCGAGATGGAAAACCGCGATGGTGATCATGCTCGGGCTGGCGATCATTTTTCCGCTGGTGGGTGCATCGCTGATCGTCGTGTGGGCGCTGGATCGCCTGGTGCTGTCACGCTTTTTTGGCCAGCATCAATCGGTCTCAGGTTCACGATGA